The following are from one region of the Vitis riparia cultivar Riparia Gloire de Montpellier isolate 1030 chromosome 14, EGFV_Vit.rip_1.0, whole genome shotgun sequence genome:
- the LOC117930919 gene encoding cytosolic Fe-S cluster assembly factor NBP35 gives MENGDSNEIPENANEHCPGPQSESAGQSDACQGCPNQEACATAPKGPDPDLVAIAERMATVKRKILVLSGKGGVGKSTFSAQLSFALAAMDFQVGLLDIDICGPSIPKMLGLEGQDIHQSNLGWSPVYVESNLGVMSIGFMLPNPDEAVIWRGPRKNGIIKQFLKDVYWGELDFLVVDAPPGTSDEHISIVQFLQGTGIDGAIIVTTPQQVSLIDVRKEVSFCKKVGVEVLGVVENMSGLCQPVTDFRFSRVTETGEQKDVTEWVIEYMREKAPEMLNLVACSEVFDSSSGGAAKMCREMNVPFLGKVPLDPQLCKAAEEGRSCFADTKCGVSAPALQRIIEKLVANQALSTT, from the exons ATGGAGAACGGCGACAGCAATGAAATTCCCGAAAACGCCAACGAGC ATTGCCCAGGTCCTCAATCGGAGTCTGCAGGACAATCTGACGCTTGTCAGGGATGCCCTAATCAGGAGGCTTGTGCTACTGCGCCTAAAGGCCCTGACCCAG ACTTGGTTGCCATTGCTGAGCGAATGGCTACTGTGAAGCGTAAGATACTGGTTTTGTCAGGCAAAGGTGGGGTTGGTAAGAGCACATTCTCTGCCCAACTCTCATTTGCTCTAGCAGCTATGGACTTCCAAGTGGGTCTCCTTGATATCGACATTTGTGGCCCAAGTATTCCCAAGATGCTAGGTCTAGAAGGACAAGACATCCACCAGAGCAACCTTGGCTGGTCTCCTGTCTATGTTGAGTCGAACCTCGGGGTCATGTCCATCGGTTTCATGCTTCCAAACCCGGATGAAGCTGTCATATGGAGGGGCCCCCGTAAAAATGGGATCATCAAGCAATTCCTAAAGGATGTGTACTGGGGAGAACTCGACTTCCTAGTGGTTGATGCCCCGCCAGGGACTTCGGACGAGCACATCTCTATTGTCCAATTCCTCCAGGGAACTGGAATAGATGGTGCAATCATAGTCACCACCCCACAACAAGTCTCTCTAATTGACGTGCGGAAAGAAGTGAGTTTCTGCAAGAAAGTTGGAGTAGAAGTTCTCGGAGTGGTTGAGAACATGAGCGGGTTGTGCCAACCAGTGACAGATTTCAGGTTTTCAAGGGTGACAGAGACAGGTGAACAAAAAGATGTGACAGAGTGGGTGATTGAATATATGAGGGAGAAAGCTCCAGAAATGCTAAACTTGGTTGCTTGCAGTGAGGTGTTTGATAGTAGTAGCGGTGGGGCAGCAAAAATGTGCAGGGAAATGAATGTCCCCTTCTTGGGGAAGGTACCATTAGACCCACAGCTATGCAAGGCAGCTGAAGAAGGTAGATCCTGCTTTGCTGATACGAAATGTGGGGTGAGCGCTCCTGCCCTTCAGAGGATCATAGAAAAGCTGGTGGCAAATCAGGCACTGTCTACCACTTGA